One genomic region from Gossypium hirsutum isolate 1008001.06 chromosome D13, Gossypium_hirsutum_v2.1, whole genome shotgun sequence encodes:
- the LOC107920089 gene encoding dicarboxylate transporter 2.1, chloroplastic isoform X2 — MESLALHCSFAAAAATTTTPFSLSPGISLHFRSTPIPKSPPPSIFPPSSSFPALRSPLNSLLFSPLPKRRNPLLFLTRATSQNGKDPPPQTTPPPPPQGAKLLPFLISISIGLIVRFLIPIPVEVTLQAWQLFAIFLSTITGLVLSPLPVGAWAFLGLTTSIVTGTLPFTTAFGAFTNEVIWLIVISFFFARGFVKTGLGDRIATYFVKWLGKSTLGLSYGLTLSEALIAPAMPSTTARAGGVFVPIIKSLSLSAGSRPGDPSSRKLGSYLVQSQFQASTNSSALFLTASAQNLLCLKLAEELGIIILNPWVSWFKAASLPALVSLLLTPLILYKFYPPEIKDTPDAPAMAAKKLEQMGPVTKNEWIMVGTMLLAVTLWVCGDTLGIPSVVAAMIGLSMLLLLGVLDWDDCLSEKSAWDTLAWFAVLVGMAGQLTNLGIVSWMSGCVAKSLQSLSLSWPVAFVVLQASYFLIHYLFASQTGHVGALYSAFLAMHLAAGVPGVLAAMALAYNTNLFGSITHYSSGQAAVYYGVFLRFCWFSIPTLDSNGG; from the exons ATGGAGAGTTTAGCCCTCCACTGCTCCTTCGCCGCCGCCGCGGCCACCACCACTACTCCATTCTCACTTAGCCCCGGCATTTCCCTCCATTTCCGCTCTACACCCATACCCAAATCACCCCCGCCGTCCATTTTCCCGCCATCTTCTTCATTCCCCGCCCTCCGATCCCCTCTCAATTCTCTCTTGTTTTCCCCTCTTCCCAAACGAAGAAACCCTTTACTTTTCCTTACCCGTGCCACTTCTCAAAACGGCAAAGACCCACCACCTCAAACAACACCTCCGCCGCCGCCACAAGGAGCTAAACTCCTCCCTTTCCTCATCTCAATTTCAATAGGCCTCATTGTCCGTTTCCTAATCCCCATACCCGTCGAAGTAACACTCCAAGCCTGGCAACTCTTCGCCATCTTTTTATCAACAATCACCGGTCTGGTCTTAAGCCCTTTACCCGTCGGAGCATGGGCATTCTTAGGCCTCACAACTTCCATCGTTACCGGAACGCTGCCGTTCACCACCGCCTTCGGTGCCTTCACCAACGAAGTGATTTGGTTGATCGTTATTTCCTTCTTCTTCGCTCGTGGGTTCGTTAAAACGGGGCTCGGTGATAGGATCGCTACTTATTTCGTCAAATGGTTGGGAAAAAGCACCTTGGGATTGTCTTATGGGTTGACTTTGAGTGAGGCCTTGATTGCACCGGCGATGCCTAGTACTACCGCTAGAGCCGGCGGAGTTTTTGTACCCATCATCAAGTCGTTGTCTCTGTCGGCGGGAAGCCGGCCCGGGGATCCGTCGTCTCGGAAGCTTGGGAGTTACCTGGTTCAATCTCAGTTTCAG GCTTCCACCAACTCCAGTGCTCTTTTCCTTACTGCTTCAGCTCAAAATTTGCTATGCCTCAAATTAGCCGAGGAGCTCGGTATTATCATTTTGAATCCTTGGGTTTCATGGTTCAAGGCTGCTAGTTTACCAGCACTTGTTTCCCTACTGCTAACTCCGCTTATTTTATACAAGTTTTACCCTCCGGAAATCAAAGATACGCCCGATGCCCCGGCAATGGCGGCAAAGAAACTCGAACAGATGGGTCCTGTCACAAAAAATGAATGGATCATGGTTGGAACTATGCTTCTTGCTGTTACTCTATGGGTCTGCGG TGACACTCTTGGCATACCAAGTGTTGTGGCTGCAATGATCGGTTTATCAATGCTCCTTTTGTTAGGAGTGCTTGATTGGGATGACTGCTTAAGCGAAAAGTCAGCATGGGACACACTGGCATGGTTTGCTGTTTTGGTAGGCATGGCAGGCCAATTGACAAACCTCGGGATAGTGAGTTGGATGTCCGGTTGTGTTGCTAAGAGCCTTCAATCTCTTTCTTTAAGCTGGCCTGTGGCATTTGTCGTTCTTCAGGCATCATACTTTCTCATCCATTACCTATTCGCAAGCCAAACCGGTCATGTAGGAGCATTATACTCTGCTTTCCTTGCTATGCACTTGGCGGCTGGAGTACCTGGTGTATTAGCAGCGATGGCTCTCGCTTACAATACCAACCTTTTTGGTTCCATAACACATTATAGCAGTGGTCAGGCAGCCGTCTACTATGGAG TGTTTCTGCGATTTTGCTGGTTTTCTATTCCGACTTTGGACTCCAATGGAGGATGA
- the LOC107920089 gene encoding dicarboxylate transporter 2.1, chloroplastic isoform X1, with protein sequence MESLALHCSFAAAAATTTTPFSLSPGISLHFRSTPIPKSPPPSIFPPSSSFPALRSPLNSLLFSPLPKRRNPLLFLTRATSQNGKDPPPQTTPPPPPQGAKLLPFLISISIGLIVRFLIPIPVEVTLQAWQLFAIFLSTITGLVLSPLPVGAWAFLGLTTSIVTGTLPFTTAFGAFTNEVIWLIVISFFFARGFVKTGLGDRIATYFVKWLGKSTLGLSYGLTLSEALIAPAMPSTTARAGGVFVPIIKSLSLSAGSRPGDPSSRKLGSYLVQSQFQASTNSSALFLTASAQNLLCLKLAEELGIIILNPWVSWFKAASLPALVSLLLTPLILYKFYPPEIKDTPDAPAMAAKKLEQMGPVTKNEWIMVGTMLLAVTLWVCGDTLGIPSVVAAMIGLSMLLLLGVLDWDDCLSEKSAWDTLAWFAVLVGMAGQLTNLGIVSWMSGCVAKSLQSLSLSWPVAFVVLQASYFLIHYLFASQTGHVGALYSAFLAMHLAAGVPGVLAAMALAYNTNLFGSITHYSSGQAAVYYGAGYIELPDVFKMGFVMAIVNAIVWGGVGTLWWKFLGIY encoded by the exons ATGGAGAGTTTAGCCCTCCACTGCTCCTTCGCCGCCGCCGCGGCCACCACCACTACTCCATTCTCACTTAGCCCCGGCATTTCCCTCCATTTCCGCTCTACACCCATACCCAAATCACCCCCGCCGTCCATTTTCCCGCCATCTTCTTCATTCCCCGCCCTCCGATCCCCTCTCAATTCTCTCTTGTTTTCCCCTCTTCCCAAACGAAGAAACCCTTTACTTTTCCTTACCCGTGCCACTTCTCAAAACGGCAAAGACCCACCACCTCAAACAACACCTCCGCCGCCGCCACAAGGAGCTAAACTCCTCCCTTTCCTCATCTCAATTTCAATAGGCCTCATTGTCCGTTTCCTAATCCCCATACCCGTCGAAGTAACACTCCAAGCCTGGCAACTCTTCGCCATCTTTTTATCAACAATCACCGGTCTGGTCTTAAGCCCTTTACCCGTCGGAGCATGGGCATTCTTAGGCCTCACAACTTCCATCGTTACCGGAACGCTGCCGTTCACCACCGCCTTCGGTGCCTTCACCAACGAAGTGATTTGGTTGATCGTTATTTCCTTCTTCTTCGCTCGTGGGTTCGTTAAAACGGGGCTCGGTGATAGGATCGCTACTTATTTCGTCAAATGGTTGGGAAAAAGCACCTTGGGATTGTCTTATGGGTTGACTTTGAGTGAGGCCTTGATTGCACCGGCGATGCCTAGTACTACCGCTAGAGCCGGCGGAGTTTTTGTACCCATCATCAAGTCGTTGTCTCTGTCGGCGGGAAGCCGGCCCGGGGATCCGTCGTCTCGGAAGCTTGGGAGTTACCTGGTTCAATCTCAGTTTCAG GCTTCCACCAACTCCAGTGCTCTTTTCCTTACTGCTTCAGCTCAAAATTTGCTATGCCTCAAATTAGCCGAGGAGCTCGGTATTATCATTTTGAATCCTTGGGTTTCATGGTTCAAGGCTGCTAGTTTACCAGCACTTGTTTCCCTACTGCTAACTCCGCTTATTTTATACAAGTTTTACCCTCCGGAAATCAAAGATACGCCCGATGCCCCGGCAATGGCGGCAAAGAAACTCGAACAGATGGGTCCTGTCACAAAAAATGAATGGATCATGGTTGGAACTATGCTTCTTGCTGTTACTCTATGGGTCTGCGG TGACACTCTTGGCATACCAAGTGTTGTGGCTGCAATGATCGGTTTATCAATGCTCCTTTTGTTAGGAGTGCTTGATTGGGATGACTGCTTAAGCGAAAAGTCAGCATGGGACACACTGGCATGGTTTGCTGTTTTGGTAGGCATGGCAGGCCAATTGACAAACCTCGGGATAGTGAGTTGGATGTCCGGTTGTGTTGCTAAGAGCCTTCAATCTCTTTCTTTAAGCTGGCCTGTGGCATTTGTCGTTCTTCAGGCATCATACTTTCTCATCCATTACCTATTCGCAAGCCAAACCGGTCATGTAGGAGCATTATACTCTGCTTTCCTTGCTATGCACTTGGCGGCTGGAGTACCTGGTGTATTAGCAGCGATGGCTCTCGCTTACAATACCAACCTTTTTGGTTCCATAACACATTATAGCAGTGGTCAGGCAGCCGTCTACTATGGAG CCGGATATATAGAGCTACCAGACGTATTCAAAATGGGTTTTGTAATGGCCATTGTTAATGCCATTGTATGGGGAGGTGTTGGAACCTTATGGTGGAAATTTTTAGGCATCTACTGA
- the LOC107920089 gene encoding dicarboxylate transporter 2.1, chloroplastic isoform X3 has translation MESLALHCSFAAAAATTTTPFSLSPGISLHFRSTPIPKSPPPSIFPPSSSFPALRSPLNSLLFSPLPKRRNPLLFLTRATSQNGKDPPPQTTPPPPPQGAKLLPFLISISIGLIVRFLIPIPVEVTLQAWQLFAIFLSTITGLVLSPLPVGAWAFLGLTTSIVTGTLPFTTAFGAFTNEVIWLIVISFFFARGFVKTGLGDRIATYFVKWLGKSTLGLSYGLTLSEALIAPAMPSTTARAGGVFVPIIKSLSLSAGSRPGDPSSRKLGSYLVQSQFQFYPPEIKDTPDAPAMAAKKLEQMGPVTKNEWIMVGTMLLAVTLWVCGDTLGIPSVVAAMIGLSMLLLLGVLDWDDCLSEKSAWDTLAWFAVLVGMAGQLTNLGIVSWMSGCVAKSLQSLSLSWPVAFVVLQASYFLIHYLFASQTGHVGALYSAFLAMHLAAGVPGVLAAMALAYNTNLFGSITHYSSGQAAVYYGAGYIELPDVFKMGFVMAIVNAIVWGGVGTLWWKFLGIY, from the exons ATGGAGAGTTTAGCCCTCCACTGCTCCTTCGCCGCCGCCGCGGCCACCACCACTACTCCATTCTCACTTAGCCCCGGCATTTCCCTCCATTTCCGCTCTACACCCATACCCAAATCACCCCCGCCGTCCATTTTCCCGCCATCTTCTTCATTCCCCGCCCTCCGATCCCCTCTCAATTCTCTCTTGTTTTCCCCTCTTCCCAAACGAAGAAACCCTTTACTTTTCCTTACCCGTGCCACTTCTCAAAACGGCAAAGACCCACCACCTCAAACAACACCTCCGCCGCCGCCACAAGGAGCTAAACTCCTCCCTTTCCTCATCTCAATTTCAATAGGCCTCATTGTCCGTTTCCTAATCCCCATACCCGTCGAAGTAACACTCCAAGCCTGGCAACTCTTCGCCATCTTTTTATCAACAATCACCGGTCTGGTCTTAAGCCCTTTACCCGTCGGAGCATGGGCATTCTTAGGCCTCACAACTTCCATCGTTACCGGAACGCTGCCGTTCACCACCGCCTTCGGTGCCTTCACCAACGAAGTGATTTGGTTGATCGTTATTTCCTTCTTCTTCGCTCGTGGGTTCGTTAAAACGGGGCTCGGTGATAGGATCGCTACTTATTTCGTCAAATGGTTGGGAAAAAGCACCTTGGGATTGTCTTATGGGTTGACTTTGAGTGAGGCCTTGATTGCACCGGCGATGCCTAGTACTACCGCTAGAGCCGGCGGAGTTTTTGTACCCATCATCAAGTCGTTGTCTCTGTCGGCGGGAAGCCGGCCCGGGGATCCGTCGTCTCGGAAGCTTGGGAGTTACCTGGTTCAATCTCAGTTTCAG TTTTACCCTCCGGAAATCAAAGATACGCCCGATGCCCCGGCAATGGCGGCAAAGAAACTCGAACAGATGGGTCCTGTCACAAAAAATGAATGGATCATGGTTGGAACTATGCTTCTTGCTGTTACTCTATGGGTCTGCGG TGACACTCTTGGCATACCAAGTGTTGTGGCTGCAATGATCGGTTTATCAATGCTCCTTTTGTTAGGAGTGCTTGATTGGGATGACTGCTTAAGCGAAAAGTCAGCATGGGACACACTGGCATGGTTTGCTGTTTTGGTAGGCATGGCAGGCCAATTGACAAACCTCGGGATAGTGAGTTGGATGTCCGGTTGTGTTGCTAAGAGCCTTCAATCTCTTTCTTTAAGCTGGCCTGTGGCATTTGTCGTTCTTCAGGCATCATACTTTCTCATCCATTACCTATTCGCAAGCCAAACCGGTCATGTAGGAGCATTATACTCTGCTTTCCTTGCTATGCACTTGGCGGCTGGAGTACCTGGTGTATTAGCAGCGATGGCTCTCGCTTACAATACCAACCTTTTTGGTTCCATAACACATTATAGCAGTGGTCAGGCAGCCGTCTACTATGGAG CCGGATATATAGAGCTACCAGACGTATTCAAAATGGGTTTTGTAATGGCCATTGTTAATGCCATTGTATGGGGAGGTGTTGGAACCTTATGGTGGAAATTTTTAGGCATCTACTGA